Proteins from one Epinephelus moara isolate mb chromosome 1, YSFRI_EMoa_1.0, whole genome shotgun sequence genomic window:
- the LOC126388200 gene encoding uncharacterized protein LOC126388200 — translation MLTHLEKVVHKAKEAHQNWNRWAPPAEQKNFDWRIRALEMHFPELVSQKAALIKAASIKTDTGQEPISVRSLAPVAAIKLKATALPKFAGNQRDYYRWRKEWEALQKQGEPTGSKEVKKFQLLDSLDEKVARDLRLSSYSSSDEIFRVLENRFGNQATIALKIVEELQATPPVRSSHPRRIIELIQTVEKALYDLNELGNADAIKNPLVTKSIEGKLPETLRKDWLTYAADEGNTVNHQNRFDKLITFLKSQESIYEQLDQLRDVIEPAKEKTKFLKYTRTKTTKSSSEMGCIICGDPKHRKKLFFCRRFRTNLKPSEKRDAAQQLGACKRCLEVHNGDYCRNTTYLCGNPECKDQHHYLLCPVARPQSQRTPKSGPGKAEGKRYTEAQEEFLSKLPPELAQQCRHAFCNVTSRAYNSTAAKRGLLEENSLNEYPVILMLLDVTANDGQRIGTLIDLASDTNYITHRAASKLNLKSEDVTLVVYGVGGMKVSVATKRYLLKIRVNTPRGTLKSHQLICYGLDKIAEVHRHVPVAKLQKIFHSPEPHWHAKYPWTEDPVSLPDNKRAVEATFLRTEKQLAKEPDWKTAYASQVHEMVNRKAAVELSKEVLQSWTGPVWYISHLIAPNPHSVSTPVRLVWNNSQKYRGLSLNDILIKGPDVLNPIRAVLLRFRAGVVAALGDIRKMYNSVWLEEREVHLHRFLWHDTEDGEIEEFAITRVNIGDKPAGCIAQVAMRETCLHSATLKKRNVCWRKTHTSMTS, via the coding sequence ATGCTGACCCACTTAGAGAAGGTGGTGCACAAAGCAAAAGAAGCGCACCAGAACTGGAACCGCTGGGCTCCACCTGCCGAGCAAAAAAACTTTGATTGGCGTATAAGAGCGCTCGAGATGCACTTTCCCGAGCTGGTGTCACAGAAGGCGGCCCTCATCAAAGCAGCAAGTATAAAGACAGACACTGGACAAGAACCCATCTCAGTCCGCAGCTTAGCCCCAGTGGCAGCGATAAAGCTAAAAGCCACAGCCCTACCAAAGTTTGCTGGCAACCAGCGTGACTACTACAGATGGAGGAAAGAATGGGAGGCTCTGCAGAAGCAAGGTGAACCGACCGGCTCCAAAGAGGTGAAGAAATTTCAGCTGCTCGATAGCCTCGACGAGAAAGTGGCCAGAGATCTACGCCTGTCATCATACAGCTCATCAGACGAGATCTTCAGAGTCCTGGAGAACCGGTTTGGGAACCAAGCCACCATCGCTCTCAAAATCGTCGAGGAGCTACAAGCAACTCCACCAGTCAGGAGCAGCCATCCAAGGAGAATCATAGAGCTCATCCAAACTGTGGAAAAGGCCCTCTATGATTTGAATGAACTGGGCAATGCAGACGCCATAAAGAACCCACTAGTGACTAAATCCATCGAGGGCAAGCTCCCAGAGACTCTGAGGAAAGACTGGCTCACCTATGCTGCTGACGAGGGAAACACTGTTAACCACCAGAACCGCTTCGACAAGCTCATCACGTTCCTGAAGTCACAAGAATCCATATATGAACAACTAGATCAGCTGAGAGATGTCATCGAACCCGCCAAGGAGAAGACCAAGTTCCTAAAGTACACCAGAACAAAGACAACCAAGTCCAGCAGTGAAATGGGCTGCATCATTTGCGGTGACCCAAAGCACAGAAAGAAACTATTTTTCTGCAGAAGGTTTAGGACCAACCTAAAGCCATCGGAGAAGAGGGACGCAGCACAACAGCTTGGTGCCTGCAAGAGATGCCTTGAAGTCCACAACGGCGACTACTGCAGAAACACTACTTACCTGTGCGGGAATCCAGAGTGCAAAGACCAGCACCACTATCTTCTCTGTCCAGTTGCCAGACCCCAGTCCCAAAGAACACCCAAATCCGGTCCAGGAAAAGCTGAGGGAAAAAGATACACAGAAGCCCAAGAAGAGTTCCTCTCCAAACTTCCACCTGAGCTGGCACAGCAGTGTCGACACGCCTTCTGCAATGTCACATCCAGAGCATACAACTCCACTGCAGCTAAGAGAGGCCTTCTGGAGGAAAACAGCTTAAACGAGTACCCAGTGATCCTGATGCTCCTTGACGTCACTGCCAACGATGGACAAAGAATCGGAACCCTCATTGACCTGGCATCAGACACGAACTATATAACACATAGAGCTGCAAGCAAGTTGAACCTTAAGAGTGAAGACGTGACACTGGTGGTTTACGGCGTTGGAGGGATGAAGGTGTCTGTGGCAACTAAGCGCTACCTCCTCAAGATACGTGTCAACACTCCAAGAGGGACTCTCAAGTCACATCAACTGATCTGCTATGGACTTGATAAAATTGCAGAAGTTCACAGACATGTTCCAGTTGCCAAGTTACAGAAGATCTTCCACAGCCCTGAACCACACTGGCACGCCAAGTATCCGTGGACAGAAGATCCAGTATCTCTACCCGACAACAAGAGAGCAGTTGAAGCCACATTTCTCAGAACAGAGAAGCAGCTGGCGAAAGAACCAGATTGGAAGACAGCCTATGCTTCACAAGTCCATGAAATGGTTAATCGCAAAGCTGCAGTGGAACTGTCCAAAGAAGTTCTGCAGAGCTGGACCGGGCCAGTGTGGTACATAAGTCACCTTATCGCACCAAATCCACATTCAGTCTCCACCCCAGTAAGGCTAGTATGGAACAACAGCCAGAAGTACAGAGGCCTGAGCTTGAACGACATACTGATCAAAGGTCCTGATGTCCTGAACCCGATCAGAGCGGTCCTGCTGAGGTTCCGAGCTGGTGTCGTTGCTGCCCTTGGTGACATCCGCAAGATGTATAACTCTGTCTGgttggag